A genomic window from Silene latifolia isolate original U9 population chromosome Y, ASM4854445v1, whole genome shotgun sequence includes:
- the LOC141632442 gene encoding protein FAR1-RELATED SEQUENCE 3-like — translation MTDLQMIPFGHDNIEHNGKRKPNEEEFCKDVEAKFTPYVGQEFLEIEEAVTFYRIYVVACGLMCMFVDHFKELAVIRPGFFFDYDVDSDGSLSKAIWADGIARRNYSVFGDAVSFDPTYSTNKYDMSFTPFTGVDNHKRSVTFCGALVAHEDADSFKWVFTRFLAAMGGKEPNYIITDQDPGILKAVSLVFKTARQRYSIEVHGAQVYSHKVFEEFQEEAKCSIGTCKSRGFTECGSLELTTVRDANRDRNYEVTYCPDTLKATCSCRMLERKSILCRHVIWIYSSNGVKIIPEQCVVKRWCKDGRLSKMFDCNGEATEDVDIIDGKQIAMSVMWSEIHQTVGMLMGKMKNDVDNFSSLIRQFKEKLSSLGSPLNKQQQLEKILGCLSVTYMAG, via the exons ATGACGGATTTGCAAATGATTCCATTTGGCCATG ATAATATTGAGCACAATGGAAAACGAAAGCCGAACGAAGAAGAATTTTGCAAAGACGTTGAAGCTAAGTTCACCCCCTATGTTGGTCAGGAATTTCTGGAAATAGAGGAAGCAGTGACATTTTATAGAATTTATGTTGTTGCTTGTGGTTTGATGTGC ATGTTCGTGGACCACTTTAAGGAATTGGCTGTTATTAGACCAGGGTTCTTCTTTGACTACGATGTTGATTCTGACGGTAGCCTTAGTAAAGCTATATGGGCCGACGGaatcgctagaaggaactactcagtTTTTGGGGATGCCGTGTCCTTCGATCCGACgtattccaccaataagtatgacaTGTCCTTCACACCTTTCACCGGGGTTGATAATCATAAACGATCAGTCACTTTCTGTGGAGCGCTTGTTGCTCATGAAGATGCAGACTCGTTTAAATGGGTTTTCACCCGTTTTCTGGCTGCGATGGGTGGCAAAGAGCCTAACTACATTATCACCGATCAGGATCCTGGAATTCTTAAAGCGGTGTCATTGGTGTTCAAGACAGCGCGCCAACgatatt CTATCGAAGTGCATGGGGCACAAGTGTACAGCCATAAAGTATTCGAGGAATTTCAAGAAGAGGCCAAGTGCTCAATCGGTACTTGTAAAAGCAGAGGATTCACTGAGTGTGGCTCTTTAGAGCTGACCACTGTAAGAGATGCAAATAGGGACAGAAATTATGAGGTCACATACTGCCCAG ATACATTGAAAGCCACTTGTAGCTGCAGAATGCTTGAGAGGAAAAGCATTCTTTGCCGGCATGTCATATGGATTTACTCGTCAAACGGAGTGAAGATTATTCCAGAACAATGTGTTGTTAAAAGATGGTGTAAAGATGGAAGGTTGTCTAAAATGTTCGATTGTAATGGTGAAGCAACTGAGGACGttgatataatagatggaaaaCAGATTGCGATGTCAGTAATGTGGTCGGAGATTCATCAGACAGTTGGTATGCTCATGGGCAAAATGAAGAATGATGTCGACAACTTTTCTAGTCTAATTAGACAGTTTAAGGAGAAACTTTCATCATTAGGATCACCATTGAATAAACAACAACAGTTGGAGAAAATTCTTGGAT GTCTATCTGTCACTTATATGgccggttag